In Tessaracoccus sp. MC1865, the DNA window TTGACACCCACCCGCCCGGCGGCGCGGATGCGTTCGATCATCCCGCCCCTGTTGTCCAGGGCGAAGAAGACCATGGGCGGATCCACGGAGAGGGAGGCGAACGCCGAGACCGTGGTGCCGGTGGGGGTGCCGTCGACGGTGGTGGTGATGACGGTCACCGGGGCCGGAACGCGAGCCATGGCCTCGCGGAAGCTCACCTCAAGTTCTCTCACGCGCACCACGGTAGTCGCTCCGCGCCGACTGACCGTTGCCTCGACCCGGGGACGCCTCAGGAGTGCTCAGTGCTCGTCAGCGGTGTACATCCCGGGGGTGTCGTACTGCAGCGTGGCGCCGTCGGCCTCGTCGCGCATCTTGCGCGGCGCGATGGCGCGGGTCAGGTGGTAGATGCCGATGGTCACGATGGTGCCCAGCGCGATGCCGCCCAGCTCGAAGTCGCCTCCGAGGGGCACCTTCACGTCGCCCACGCCGATGATGATGCCGGCCGCGGCGGGGATCAGGTTGAGGGGGTTGCCGAAGTCGACGTTGTTCTCTTTCCAGATCTTCGCGCCGAGCAGGCCGATCATGCCGTACAGCACGACGGTGATGCCGCCGAGGACGGCCGACGGCGTGGCGGAGATCACGGCCCCGAAGATGGGGGAGAAGCCGAACAGGATGGCCACGATGGCGGCGACGACGTAGGCCGCCGTCGAATAGACGCGCGAGGCGGCCATGACGCCGATGTTCTCCGCGTAGGTGGTGGTGGGGCCCGCGCCCACGGCGGTGGCGAGCATCGACGCGGCGCCGTCGGCCGCGATGGCCCGGCCCATGAGCGGATCGAGATCCTCCTTGGTCATCTCCGCGACGGCCTTCACGTGGCCGGTGTTCTCCGCGATCAGGGCGATGACGACGGGGATGGCGATGATGATCGCGCCCAGCGAGAACTGCGGCAGGTGCAGGCCCACCACGTTGGCGGTGGAGCCGAACTCCCAGTGGGCCAGGTCCGTCACCGGGGGCAGACCGAACCAGTCGGCCTCCTTGACGGCGCTCCAGTCGACGCGGAGCTGTTCGGCGACCGTGCCGTCGGCGCCCTCCTTCTGCAGCGGACCGAACGCGAGGTCGGCCAGCCAGCTGACCACATAGCCGATGACCAGCGACAGGAAGATGGCGATGCGGCCCCAGAAGCCACGCAGGCCGATGGACAGCCCCACGACGATGAGCATGACCACGAAGGCCAGCCAGGGGTCGACGGGCCAGTACACGCCG includes these proteins:
- a CDS encoding uracil-xanthine permease family protein — protein: MWKLHNNGVLLPDAVVKPTERLGWGRTIGLGAQHVVAMFGATFVFPLLMGLNPQLAVMMSGIATLLFLFVVKHRVPSYLGSSASFVGVATAIYAAGGNPATLTGALFVVGLLLFMAGLIIHFAGARVIHKALPPVVTGAVVMLIGFNLAPVVAGVYWPVDPWLAFVVMLIVVGLSIGLRGFWGRIAIFLSLVIGYVVSWLADLAFGPLQKEGADGTVAEQLRVDWSAVKEADWFGLPPVTDLAHWEFGSTANVVGLHLPQFSLGAIIIAIPVVIALIAENTGHVKAVAEMTKEDLDPLMGRAIAADGAASMLATAVGAGPTTTYAENIGVMAASRVYSTAAYVVAAIVAILFGFSPIFGAVISATPSAVLGGITVVLYGMIGLLGAKIWKENNVDFGNPLNLIPAAAGIIIGVGDVKVPLGGDFELGGIALGTIVTIGIYHLTRAIAPRKMRDEADGATLQYDTPGMYTADEH